A single Oryctolagus cuniculus chromosome 18, mOryCun1.1, whole genome shotgun sequence DNA region contains:
- the KLK14 gene encoding kallikrein-14, which translates to MFLLLMAFHILAVATAQSQGNENKIIGGYTCIQNSQPWQAALLAGPGRSFLCGGALLSAQWVITAAHCARPILRVALGKHNLRKWEATQQVLRVVRQVPHPSYSSRTHDHDVMLLQLEKPARLGRAVRPIALAQSCASPGTSCRVSGWGTTSSPIVRYPSSLQCVNVNISSDQECRKAYSGAITAGMVCAGVPQGGKDSCQGDSGGPLVCEGRLQGVVSWGMERCALPGYPGVYANLCRYQNWIQKTMQGK; encoded by the exons ATGTTCCTCCTGCTGATGgcatttcacatcttggctgtGG CCACGGCACAAAGCCAAGGCAACGAGAACAAGATCATCGGTGGCTACACGTGCATCCAGAATTCTCAGCCGTGGCAGGCAGCGCTGCTGGCAGGACCTGGGCGGAGCTTCCTCTGTGGGGGCGCCTTGCTGTCCGCCCAGTGGGTCATCACAGCCGCTCACTGTGCCCGCCC GATCCTACGTGTGGCTCTAGGCAAGCACAACCTGAGGAAATGGGAGGCCACCCAGCAGGTGCTGCGTGTGGTCCGGCAGGTGCCACACCCCAGCTACAGCTCCCGCACCCATGACCATGACGTGATGCTGCTGCAGCTGGAGAAGCCAGCCCGCCTTGGGAGGGCAGTGAGGCCCAttgccttggcccagtcctgtgcCAGCCCAGGGACCTCCTGCCGTGTGTCAGGCTGGGGGACCACATCCAGCCCCATTG TCAGGtaccccagctctctgcagtgtgTGAACGTTAACATTTCGTCGGATCAGGAGTGCCGGAAGGCCTATTCTGGAGCCATCACGGCCGGCATGGTGTGTGCCGGGGTCCCCCAGGGCGGGAAGGACTCGTGTCAG GGTGACTCCGGGGGACCCCTGGTGTGTGAGGGTCGGCTCCAGGGCGTGGTGTCCTGGGGGATGGAGCGCTGTGCACTCCCTGGCTACCCTGGGGTCTACGCCAACCTGTGCCGATACCAAAACTGGATTCAGAAAACCATGCAGGGCAAGTGA